The Aminithiophilus ramosus genome contains a region encoding:
- the gvpO gene encoding gas vesicle protein GvpO → MNAEEAIKKAREDLSLLAQLSVERVVGVSRMDGQWIVSVEGLERKSIPETMDVLGRYDVFLDENGGLISFERKNLRYRGNTDIE, encoded by the coding sequence GTGAATGCTGAAGAGGCTATTAAAAAAGCCAGAGAAGATCTTTCTCTTTTAGCTCAACTTTCTGTAGAGAGAGTGGTGGGAGTTTCTAGGATGGATGGTCAATGGATTGTGTCTGTCGAAGGGCTTGAGCGTAAATCCATACCGGAAACGATGGATGTGTTGGGTCGTTACGATGTCTTTCTCGACGAAAATGGAGGATTGATTTCATTTGAACGAAAAAACCTGCGTTATAGAGGTAATACGGATATTGAATAG
- a CDS encoding Hsp20/alpha crystallin family protein, translating to MTMDNSKKKENPDEEKDKIEIDFKKGKISFEGIFKGLGSLLDMVDRFDVVEKKGSIESPEGIRGIYGFTVKNLAGKPIIETFGNKKISDLENNQQEVREPITDIFNEKDRMVIVLEMPGVNEEDIMIEITDGTIVVQAESKSRKYFKEIKTEFNVNQNTLLHSYLNGIFKIEISPKNGKNQ from the coding sequence ATGACAATGGATAATAGTAAAAAAAAAGAAAATCCGGATGAAGAGAAAGATAAAATAGAGATAGATTTCAAAAAAGGTAAAATAAGTTTTGAAGGAATTTTTAAGGGGTTAGGTAGTTTATTGGATATGGTCGATAGGTTTGATGTAGTTGAAAAAAAGGGATCTATTGAAAGCCCCGAAGGAATTCGGGGCATTTATGGTTTTACTGTAAAAAATTTAGCAGGCAAGCCGATAATTGAAACATTTGGAAATAAAAAAATATCTGATTTGGAAAATAACCAACAAGAAGTCAGGGAACCTATAACGGATATTTTTAACGAAAAAGATAGAATGGTTATAGTTCTAGAAATGCCCGGCGTGAATGAAGAAGATATTATGATTGAAATAACAGATGGAACTATAGTTGTTCAAGCAGAGAGCAAATCAAGAAAATACTTTAAGGAAATCAAAACTGAATTCAATGTAAACCAAAACACACTCCTTCATTCTTATTTAAATGGAATTTTTAAAATAGAAATATCTCCTAAAAATGGGAAAAATCAATAA
- a CDS encoding CDC48 family AAA ATPase, which yields MGKINNSVFIVAESNLKDVGRGIVRIDPVDMEIMGVSVGDVVQIEGERQTIAKIMPTFPQDRGKRIIQMDWTLRNNAKTSLNNNVNVIKIDFKLAEKIVIAPLSNVRIPLGDKDISYIGSILTGLAVIEGDFIRVNFMGNRNQDFLVNNTTPGGPVLISQKTRILLDKIQQNSTKRSKISYEDIGGLSRELKKIREMIELPLKCPRLFDRLGIDPPKGVLLYGPPGCGKTLIARAVASETAAYFVHVTGPEIMGKFYGESEARLRGFFEEARKNAPSILFIDEIDAIAPKREEMGGEKQVERRVVAQLLALMDGLESRGDVIVIGATNIPNALDPALRRPGRFDRELEIAIPDQRDRLEILSIHVRGMPLASDVDLERLSRVTHGFVGADMEALCREAAMSVLRRVVPDYTCRIEEVADIDILQMEVMMDDFLGALKEVEPSAIREVFVEVPDVSWEDVGGLREIKRQLSEAVAWPLKHGELLASVGLRPPKGILLSGSPGLGKTLVVKAMANESEINFISVKGSELLSKYVGESEKGVREVFRKARQASPCILFFDEFDSLVPLRHSFGDSQVIDRVISQFLSEMDGIEELKDVLVLAASNRQDLIDPAIIRPGRFDLILNFNLPDKDDRIEILKIHSKKMPLDGDVSLEEISMRTEDFSGAELKQLCQEAARLALREYMASNGENKIVILKNHFDLAINSVMERKR from the coding sequence ATGGGAAAAATCAATAATTCAGTATTTATTGTAGCTGAATCTAATTTAAAAGATGTCGGGAGAGGAATTGTTCGCATAGACCCTGTAGATATGGAAATAATGGGTGTAAGTGTAGGCGATGTGGTTCAGATTGAAGGAGAAAGGCAAACTATAGCTAAAATAATGCCTACTTTTCCGCAAGATCGAGGAAAAAGAATAATTCAAATGGATTGGACTCTAAGAAACAATGCAAAAACGTCATTGAACAATAACGTCAATGTAATAAAGATAGATTTTAAATTAGCGGAAAAGATTGTCATAGCTCCTTTGTCAAACGTTCGTATTCCACTTGGAGATAAGGATATTTCCTATATAGGATCCATTTTGACAGGTCTTGCCGTTATAGAGGGTGATTTCATAAGAGTTAACTTTATGGGAAACAGGAATCAGGATTTTTTGGTCAATAATACCACTCCTGGCGGACCTGTCCTTATTTCGCAAAAAACTCGTATTTTATTAGATAAAATTCAACAAAATTCAACTAAAAGATCCAAAATATCCTATGAAGATATAGGTGGATTGTCAAGAGAGCTTAAAAAAATACGAGAAATGATCGAACTTCCTCTGAAATGTCCCCGCCTTTTCGATCGACTGGGTATAGATCCCCCGAAGGGGGTATTGCTCTATGGTCCTCCGGGCTGTGGAAAAACCCTGATCGCCAGGGCTGTCGCCAGTGAAACGGCAGCGTATTTCGTCCATGTGACGGGGCCTGAAATTATGGGCAAGTTTTATGGTGAGAGCGAGGCCAGGTTGAGGGGCTTTTTTGAAGAGGCCAGAAAGAATGCCCCGTCGATTCTTTTTATCGACGAGATCGATGCCATTGCCCCCAAGCGGGAGGAAATGGGCGGGGAGAAACAGGTGGAGAGGCGGGTGGTCGCGCAGCTGTTGGCTCTGATGGATGGCCTAGAGTCGCGCGGTGACGTCATTGTCATCGGTGCGACGAATATACCCAACGCCTTGGATCCGGCGCTTCGTCGCCCGGGACGGTTTGATCGGGAGCTGGAGATCGCCATACCGGACCAGAGGGACAGGTTGGAGATATTGAGCATCCACGTTCGAGGCATGCCGCTCGCCTCCGATGTCGATTTGGAGAGGTTGTCGCGAGTGACTCACGGTTTTGTCGGTGCCGATATGGAGGCCCTGTGTCGGGAGGCAGCCATGAGCGTCCTGCGGAGGGTCGTTCCCGATTACACCTGTCGGATCGAAGAGGTCGCCGACATCGATATTTTGCAAATGGAAGTGATGATGGACGACTTCCTTGGTGCCCTCAAAGAAGTGGAACCATCGGCCATTCGGGAGGTTTTCGTGGAGGTGCCCGACGTGAGCTGGGAAGATGTCGGTGGCCTTCGCGAGATCAAGAGGCAGCTTTCGGAGGCGGTGGCTTGGCCGCTTAAGCATGGCGAGCTGCTTGCGAGCGTGGGGCTTCGGCCGCCGAAGGGCATCTTGCTCTCGGGGTCTCCCGGATTGGGTAAAACGTTAGTGGTGAAGGCCATGGCCAACGAAAGTGAAATTAATTTCATATCCGTAAAAGGCTCGGAGCTTTTGTCTAAATATGTTGGAGAGTCGGAAAAAGGAGTTCGAGAGGTATTTCGTAAAGCGAGACAGGCAAGCCCTTGTATTTTATTTTTCGATGAATTTGATTCATTGGTCCCTCTAAGACATTCTTTTGGAGATTCTCAAGTTATTGATCGAGTAATCAGCCAATTCCTCTCCGAAATGGATGGAATTGAAGAGCTCAAAGATGTTTTAGTTTTAGCTGCAAGCAATAGGCAAGATTTGATAGATCCAGCGATCATTCGCCCGGGCAGATTTGATCTAATTTTAAATTTCAATCTTCCAGATAAAGATGATCGGATAGAAATCCTTAAGATACATAGCAAAAAAATGCCTTTGGATGGCGATGTCTCGCTTGAAGAAATTTCTATGCGTACAGAAGATTTTTCTGGAGCAGAGCTCAAGCAGTTATGTCAAGAAGCAGCTCGCTTGGCGTTAAGAGAATATATGGCTTCAAACGGTGAAAATAAAATTGTTATACTTAAAAATCATTTTGATTTAGCCATTAATAGTGTAATGGAACGCAAGAGGTGA
- a CDS encoding gas vesicle protein GvpG, producing the protein MLGLIKDIFIGIPVILSKEIILAIKKEIDKEGLMTEDAIRARLKEIQKSLEDGNLSENEYDELENDLIERLKKIKAER; encoded by the coding sequence ATGTTAGGTTTAATAAAAGATATTTTCATAGGTATCCCCGTTATTTTGTCGAAAGAAATTATTCTTGCCATTAAAAAAGAAATAGATAAGGAAGGCCTGATGACAGAAGATGCCATTAGAGCTAGGCTTAAAGAAATTCAAAAATCATTGGAAGATGGAAACTTGAGTGAAAATGAATACGATGAACTCGAAAATGATCTAATAGAAAGATTAAAAAAAATAAAGGCTGAGAGGTGA
- a CDS encoding gas vesicle protein encodes MKPTRDYDATLVDLLERILDKGIVLHADIIIHVAGIPLLGLSLKACIAGMETMLRYGIWNDWDEAQRAYAIEETEKNKLILNLNEKVFLKTFVSILKNNCPYENWKSGFLCITSNELIVSQNNSKNVILRCFLSDVNIFNVTKKKDEGSLEMDVMDFSLVSGGSFLLRSRDMLKIKSVLENRINSIA; translated from the coding sequence ATGAAGCCTACTAGGGATTACGATGCAACTTTGGTTGATTTGTTAGAGAGAATTCTAGATAAAGGAATTGTTCTTCATGCTGATATAATTATTCATGTTGCTGGAATTCCTTTGTTAGGATTAAGTCTTAAGGCTTGTATTGCTGGAATGGAGACAATGCTTCGTTATGGCATATGGAATGATTGGGATGAAGCTCAAAGGGCATATGCCATTGAAGAAACAGAAAAAAATAAACTTATTTTAAATTTGAATGAAAAAGTCTTTTTGAAAACATTTGTTTCTATACTAAAAAATAATTGTCCTTATGAAAATTGGAAATCAGGATTTCTTTGTATTACATCTAACGAACTAATTGTTTCTCAAAACAACTCTAAAAATGTCATATTGAGATGTTTTTTGTCGGATGTAAATATATTTAATGTAACTAAAAAGAAAGATGAAGGTAGTTTGGAAATGGATGTCATGGATTTCTCTCTTGTGTCAGGTGGTTCATTCTTGTTGCGTTCTCGTGATATGCTTAAAATCAAATCCGTTTTAGAAAATAGGATTAACTCTATAGCTTGA
- a CDS encoding M20/M25/M40 family metallo-hydrolase, whose product MERREKILELLFDLCRIPSVSPDAEGELAVVNLLRDRLAREPYFADSGGDLRLLDLENDPLERKALWALVRAEPPTEATILLMGHIDVVAPEPLADLQRLAFDPRAYTEALKEIVLPRKIDDDLRSGQWLFGRGVADMKGGVAVETILLAEASHRPATLPCNVALLVVPDEETSSLGMTGSLPHLVRLQEEGLRFLGCIDAEPTVTTGEGEEASIHLGSIGKINPFFLCLGRRAHVGEYYEGLSGALIGSHLNTILDGNADLTDRLDGVAYPGYASIWQRDLRPDYGATLADRQGLLYSRLTVDGLPSDLMEELTAAALEAQRRALSQIDASARSFSFHRPRPVTPPAGEPRVVRYETLLDQASAAGVDVTSLTETVLEKRKSEDPRLAALEIASALLDASGERGPLIVVGFLFPYYPHRINGGRSEGDRRMAAVAQAVAEAARSRFGRHLGLRPLFEGVSDLSYCGFSADRAELDLLARNVPGWGRLYRFPLEALASLDIPILNVGPLGRDAHKSTERVHLPYLLDELPSLLEVAMAEAAAFR is encoded by the coding sequence GTGGAGCGACGGGAAAAGATCCTCGAACTGCTTTTTGATCTCTGCCGCATTCCCAGCGTCTCTCCCGACGCCGAAGGAGAGCTTGCCGTCGTAAACCTTCTGCGCGACCGCCTCGCCCGGGAACCCTATTTCGCCGATTCCGGCGGCGATCTGCGCCTTCTCGATCTCGAGAACGATCCGTTGGAACGGAAGGCCCTCTGGGCCCTCGTCCGGGCCGAACCTCCCACGGAAGCGACGATCCTCCTCATGGGACACATCGACGTCGTCGCCCCCGAACCTCTGGCCGATCTGCAACGGCTCGCCTTCGACCCTCGGGCCTACACGGAGGCCCTCAAGGAAATCGTCCTGCCTCGAAAGATCGACGACGATCTCCGCTCGGGCCAATGGCTCTTCGGCCGAGGCGTGGCCGACATGAAAGGCGGCGTCGCCGTCGAAACCATTCTCCTGGCCGAGGCCTCCCACCGTCCTGCGACCCTTCCCTGCAACGTGGCTCTCCTCGTCGTACCCGACGAGGAGACGAGCTCCCTGGGCATGACGGGGTCTCTCCCCCACCTGGTCCGCCTTCAAGAAGAGGGGCTCCGTTTTCTGGGCTGCATCGACGCCGAGCCCACGGTGACGACGGGAGAGGGTGAGGAGGCCTCCATCCACCTGGGGAGCATCGGCAAGATCAACCCCTTCTTCCTCTGCCTCGGCAGACGAGCCCACGTCGGAGAGTACTACGAAGGCCTTTCGGGAGCCCTCATCGGCTCTCACCTCAACACGATCCTCGACGGCAACGCCGACCTGACGGACCGCCTCGACGGCGTGGCCTACCCCGGCTACGCCTCCATCTGGCAGAGAGATCTCCGGCCCGATTACGGAGCCACCCTGGCCGACAGACAGGGACTTCTCTACAGCCGGCTCACCGTCGACGGCCTCCCCTCCGACCTCATGGAGGAGCTGACGGCGGCGGCCCTGGAGGCTCAGCGACGGGCTCTGTCCCAGATCGACGCCTCGGCGCGCTCCTTCTCTTTCCACCGCCCCCGCCCCGTGACGCCTCCCGCAGGGGAGCCCCGGGTCGTCCGCTACGAAACGCTGCTCGATCAGGCCTCGGCGGCAGGCGTCGACGTGACCTCTCTGACGGAAACCGTCCTCGAAAAGAGAAAAAGCGAGGACCCTCGCCTCGCCGCCCTGGAAATCGCCTCGGCCCTCCTCGACGCGTCGGGAGAGAGGGGCCCCCTCATCGTCGTGGGCTTTCTCTTCCCCTACTACCCGCACCGGATCAACGGGGGACGTTCCGAGGGCGACCGCCGCATGGCCGCCGTCGCCCAAGCCGTGGCCGAGGCGGCACGAAGCCGTTTCGGCCGTCATCTGGGCCTCCGCCCCCTTTTCGAGGGCGTCAGCGACCTGAGCTACTGCGGCTTTTCCGCCGACAGGGCCGAGCTGGATCTGCTGGCCCGTAACGTCCCGGGCTGGGGCAGGCTCTACCGCTTTCCCCTGGAGGCCCTGGCCTCTCTCGATATCCCCATCCTCAACGTGGGTCCTCTCGGGCGGGACGCCCACAAGAGCACCGAGCGCGTCCATCTCCCTTACCTCCTCGACGAACTTCCCTCTCTTCTGGAAGTGGCCATGGCCGAGGCAGCGGCCTTTCGCTGA
- the gvpN gene encoding gas vesicle protein GvpN — MDRGRMTLITSRPSLEFVETPYISKISEKALSYSSCGFPIHLSGPTGVGKTTLAMHVAAKIGRPVVLICGDHEFGTSDLVGYVSGYRHNYTKDNFIRSVVKTEDVMTSQWFDNRLTVACERGLTLVYDEFTRSRPEANNVLLSVLESKILPVSGRNGKESYVRVHPDFRAIFTSNPEEYAGVYKSQDALKDRLVTLELSSFDEETEVAIVRGRVDLCESEIVRIVKLIRTIRNNYSDKLTPTVRSSIKIAKYIDFLDKKGNISEDRFIEICNDTILPIISSKKRASVSRLIIDAASNIEREPYGNVENY, encoded by the coding sequence ATGGATCGAGGAAGGATGACGCTTATTACTTCAAGGCCAAGCTTGGAGTTTGTAGAAACTCCATACATATCAAAAATATCCGAAAAAGCCCTTAGTTATTCTTCCTGTGGCTTTCCTATTCATTTAAGCGGACCTACTGGAGTGGGCAAGACGACTTTAGCGATGCATGTGGCCGCAAAAATAGGTCGTCCTGTCGTTTTGATTTGTGGTGATCATGAATTTGGAACTTCCGATCTGGTCGGTTATGTGTCCGGATATCGTCATAATTACACTAAAGACAATTTTATTAGGTCTGTTGTCAAGACAGAAGATGTAATGACGTCTCAGTGGTTTGATAACAGGCTGACTGTCGCGTGTGAGCGTGGACTGACGCTTGTCTATGATGAATTCACTAGATCTAGACCAGAGGCCAATAACGTCCTTTTATCAGTGCTGGAGAGTAAAATACTTCCTGTTTCGGGTAGAAATGGTAAAGAGTCTTACGTTAGGGTTCATCCCGACTTCAGGGCGATATTCACGTCCAACCCAGAGGAATATGCCGGTGTTTATAAAAGTCAAGATGCATTAAAAGATAGACTGGTAACATTGGAGTTAAGCAGCTTTGACGAAGAGACGGAAGTAGCAATTGTGCGAGGTAGAGTGGATTTATGTGAAAGCGAAATAGTTAGAATAGTTAAATTAATAAGAACCATAAGAAATAACTATTCGGATAAACTTACTCCCACTGTGCGGTCTTCTATTAAAATAGCGAAATATATAGATTTTTTGGATAAAAAGGGCAACATATCTGAAGATAGATTTATTGAAATATGCAACGATACTATATTGCCAATTATATCAAGTAAAAAAAGAGCCTCGGTTTCTAGGCTTATTATTGATGCAGCCAGCAATATTGAAAGAGAACCATATGGTAATGTTGAGAATTATTAG
- the gvpJ gene encoding gas vesicle protein, whose translation MSMQPTREASSTLVDVIDRVLDKGLVINADICVSVAGVELLGIKIRAALASFETAAHYGLEFPSGTNYNTDAWKEAQKGKETCPQCGKRVFTEELLSKCCPWCGWVSARARESLLDKNEESIAIVD comes from the coding sequence ATGTCTATGCAACCCACACGAGAGGCAAGTTCGACGCTGGTCGATGTTATCGACCGTGTTTTAGATAAGGGTTTAGTTATCAATGCCGATATTTGCGTGTCTGTAGCAGGTGTTGAATTGCTTGGAATAAAGATACGAGCTGCTTTAGCTTCTTTCGAAACTGCGGCTCATTATGGATTGGAATTTCCAAGTGGAACAAATTACAATACAGATGCCTGGAAAGAAGCGCAAAAAGGCAAGGAAACATGTCCTCAGTGCGGAAAGCGAGTTTTTACGGAAGAGCTTTTGTCGAAATGTTGTCCTTGGTGCGGATGGGTCAGTGCCAGGGCTAGAGAGTCTTTGTTGGATAAAAACGAAGAATCCATTGCTATCGTAGATTAA
- the gvpA gene encoding gas vesicle structural protein GvpA produces MAVQTSMASSGLAEVIDRILDKGLVIDAWVRISLLGLELLTVEARVVVAGVETYLKYAEAVGLTAPISA; encoded by the coding sequence ATGGCAGTGCAGACGTCTATGGCTTCGTCGGGTCTGGCTGAGGTCATCGATCGGATTCTCGACAAGGGTCTCGTGATCGATGCGTGGGTGCGGATCTCCCTGTTGGGGCTGGAGCTTCTGACCGTCGAGGCACGGGTGGTCGTCGCCGGTGTGGAGACCTACCTGAAGTACGCCGAAGCGGTCGGCCTGACGGCTCCGATCTCCGCGTAG
- the gvpA gene encoding gas vesicle structural protein GvpA produces MAVQTSMASSGLAEVIDRILDKGLVIDAWVRISLLGLELLTVEARVVVAGVETYLKYAEAVGLTAPISA; encoded by the coding sequence ATGGCAGTGCAGACGTCTATGGCTTCGTCGGGTCTGGCTGAGGTCATCGATCGGATTCTCGACAAGGGTCTCGTGATCGATGCGTGGGTGCGGATCTCCCTGTTGGGGCTGGAACTTCTGACCGTCGAGGCACGGGTGGTCGTCGCCGGTGTGGAGACCTACCTGAAGTACGCCGAAGCGGTCGGCCTGACGGCTCCGATCTCCGCGTAA
- a CDS encoding aspartate aminotransferase family protein: MGKGPSETGIPSSALSDRISPPFRLIGGDPSFTGTPLKKGAVFRHPFDGEGGQRLWVDSGRSALAVALAALRERGARRAWLPFLCCSSVVEPFLEASFSLRFYGQSGRTPFWTAPPSELRPTKDDVLLFIHYFGFLNEGMAAFLDGLDEARRPFVVEDAVPASLTEGTGRWGDVTLRSFRKFLPVADGAVVASRDAFLAGTVCLGAPDIRRLRLKGWAALGRYLCPDEGRRWLALARQGEERFDGRPRLPSPLSLKILARCDLPSVVAARRRNYERLLEELERHRILDPLHPIAERLPPHVVPQGLPLRLFGGSRDEVLRRLRREGIFCPVDWGVNSLAEAPAEEDAGVARSLLVLPVDQGLNGQALSFIADRVGDALRTGGQPPSLSRRRGDRPATR; this comes from the coding sequence ATGGGGAAAGGCCCTTCGGAGACAGGAATTCCTTCCTCGGCTCTTTCGGATAGAATCTCTCCGCCCTTCCGCCTCATAGGGGGCGATCCCTCGTTCACGGGAACTCCGCTGAAAAAAGGCGCCGTTTTTCGCCACCCCTTCGACGGGGAAGGAGGCCAACGTCTCTGGGTCGATTCGGGGCGCTCGGCCCTGGCCGTCGCCCTGGCCGCCCTGAGGGAGAGGGGAGCTCGGCGGGCCTGGCTGCCCTTTCTCTGCTGCAGCTCCGTCGTCGAGCCCTTTCTCGAGGCCTCCTTCTCGCTCCGCTTCTACGGCCAGTCGGGCCGCACCCCTTTCTGGACCGCTCCCCCCTCGGAGCTGAGACCGACAAAAGACGACGTCCTTCTGTTCATCCACTATTTCGGCTTCCTCAACGAGGGGATGGCCGCCTTTCTCGACGGGCTCGACGAGGCCAGGCGTCCCTTCGTCGTCGAAGACGCCGTCCCGGCCTCCCTCACCGAAGGGACGGGGCGTTGGGGCGACGTCACCCTCAGGAGTTTCCGCAAATTTCTCCCCGTCGCCGACGGCGCCGTCGTCGCCTCCCGCGATGCCTTCCTGGCGGGAACGGTCTGCCTGGGGGCACCCGACATCCGACGGCTGCGGCTCAAGGGCTGGGCCGCCCTGGGGCGGTACCTCTGCCCCGACGAGGGACGGCGCTGGCTCGCCCTGGCTCGCCAGGGCGAGGAGCGCTTCGACGGAAGGCCCCGGCTCCCCTCGCCTCTGAGTCTGAAGATCCTGGCGCGCTGCGATCTGCCCTCCGTCGTCGCGGCTCGGCGACGGAACTACGAAAGGCTCCTTGAAGAGCTCGAGCGCCACCGTATCCTGGACCCTCTTCACCCTATCGCGGAGAGGCTCCCTCCCCACGTCGTCCCCCAGGGACTGCCCCTCCGCCTTTTCGGTGGCTCCCGGGACGAAGTCCTGCGCCGCCTGCGCCGTGAAGGGATCTTCTGCCCCGTCGACTGGGGCGTCAACAGCCTGGCCGAGGCTCCCGCCGAGGAGGATGCAGGCGTGGCCCGCTCCCTTCTCGTCCTTCCCGTCGATCAGGGGCTGAACGGCCAGGCTCTGTCCTTCATCGCCGACAGGGTGGGAGACGCCCTGCGGACGGGCGGACAGCCCCCTTCACTCTCGCGCCGCCGGGGAGACCGGCCGGCGACACGTTGA
- a CDS encoding GvpL/GvpF family gas vesicle protein: protein MNIKNKYFYGIINEPDFKIFDVIGINSSKVYSISIDKISAVVSDFGNDEIYPTRKNISTHATVQEFLMDKYTLLPAGFGVLASKNEMMDLLQKSKESIVNEINRLSGVIEVVVKVYWDYNSEIKEIEVNNKEIVKIKSKINKTSSLLEKQNIKIDAGKLVESLLLDKRNIYSDDIYGYFKNIALDSHKDSESGIENVLNASFLVKKADKDDFIKSIHKLDEKYNNKFNFKCIAPLPPYTFLNVEMNYFKKPC, encoded by the coding sequence ATGAATATTAAAAATAAATATTTTTATGGTATTATAAATGAGCCTGATTTTAAGATTTTTGATGTAATTGGTATTAATAGTTCAAAAGTTTATTCTATTAGTATAGATAAAATTTCTGCTGTTGTCAGTGACTTTGGTAACGATGAAATATATCCGACCAGGAAAAATATTTCCACACACGCGACCGTGCAAGAATTTTTGATGGATAAATACACTTTACTCCCAGCAGGATTTGGTGTACTTGCATCTAAGAATGAAATGATGGATTTACTGCAAAAAAGCAAAGAATCCATAGTCAATGAAATAAATCGGTTATCAGGCGTCATTGAGGTGGTTGTCAAGGTTTATTGGGATTATAACTCAGAAATAAAAGAAATTGAAGTCAACAACAAGGAAATAGTTAAAATTAAATCTAAAATTAATAAAACATCTTCTTTGTTAGAAAAACAAAATATTAAAATAGATGCTGGCAAATTAGTAGAATCATTGCTTCTAGACAAAAGAAATATTTATTCTGATGATATATATGGTTATTTCAAAAATATAGCTCTTGATAGCCATAAAGACTCTGAATCTGGTATAGAAAATGTGCTAAACGCCTCATTTCTTGTAAAAAAAGCCGATAAAGACGATTTTATAAAATCAATCCATAAATTGGATGAAAAGTATAATAATAAATTTAATTTTAAGTGTATTGCTCCTCTGCCTCCCTATACGTTTTTGAATGTGGAAATGAATTATTTTAAAAAACCATGTTAG
- a CDS encoding GvpL/GvpF family gas vesicle protein has protein sequence MEKVFPPFEEDGRYVYGLALILERVSFTSLGIGGKPVRMIISGDLCAIVHDCLPQPYRSAEADSVRAWVMDHHRVLDEASKVFDCVVPVSFDTIVCAQGELSSDHVILKWLQEEQESLTCMMRRFKNKNEYVVQLFCATDVLENKIAFENKYLLKLKQDIDLKSPGVAYMYKQKLDKAIKDEVLIEINKFSDYFYNKVLSCCSEIVIEKPKKTDASSKMILNLSCMVDNDKIDGLGNFLDEIKLYDSFSVRFTGPWPLYSFVGDISGISRSISSNYVE, from the coding sequence ATGGAGAAGGTTTTTCCACCTTTTGAAGAGGATGGGAGGTACGTTTATGGTCTTGCCTTGATTTTGGAGAGAGTGTCTTTCACTTCTTTGGGGATTGGTGGCAAACCGGTTCGCATGATTATCTCCGGGGATTTATGCGCTATCGTTCATGATTGTCTTCCGCAGCCTTATCGATCGGCAGAGGCGGATTCAGTTCGAGCGTGGGTGATGGATCATCATCGAGTGCTCGATGAAGCGAGTAAGGTGTTTGATTGTGTTGTCCCTGTTAGTTTTGATACGATTGTCTGCGCTCAGGGAGAGCTTTCTTCTGATCATGTAATATTAAAATGGCTTCAAGAAGAGCAAGAATCTCTAACCTGCATGATGCGTAGATTTAAAAATAAAAATGAATATGTTGTCCAGCTTTTTTGTGCAACGGATGTTTTGGAAAATAAAATAGCTTTTGAAAATAAATATCTACTTAAATTAAAGCAAGATATTGATTTGAAGTCTCCGGGAGTTGCTTATATGTATAAACAAAAACTAGATAAGGCCATTAAGGATGAAGTTTTAATTGAAATAAATAAGTTTTCTGATTATTTTTATAATAAAGTTTTGTCTTGCTGCAGTGAAATTGTAATAGAAAAGCCTAAAAAAACTGATGCTTCGTCTAAAATGATATTAAACCTGTCCTGTATGGTTGATAACGATAAAATTGACGGTTTAGGTAATTTTTTGGATGAAATAAAATTATATGATAGTTTTTCTGTCAGATTTACAGGGCCTTGGCCACTTTATAGCTTTGTTGGTGATATAAGTGGAATTTCTCGGAGTATTAGCTCTAACTACGTGGAATAA
- the gvpK gene encoding gas vesicle protein GvpK has protein sequence MSLNIDEGNLKQGLLGLVVALVEVIRDALKIEAVKRMDEGSIREAECERLGEALMELEIALEEIKKDNDLVESVQAVRDGLDQVVGDVLDRIVNPERWRDEIDR, from the coding sequence ATGTCTCTTAATATTGACGAAGGAAATTTGAAGCAGGGGTTGTTGGGGTTGGTCGTAGCTCTTGTTGAAGTCATTCGCGATGCTCTTAAAATTGAAGCCGTTAAAAGAATGGATGAAGGCTCTATCCGAGAGGCAGAGTGTGAGCGTCTTGGAGAGGCTTTAATGGAGCTTGAAATTGCTCTAGAAGAAATCAAAAAGGATAATGACCTTGTTGAGTCGGTTCAAGCTGTGCGCGATGGATTGGATCAAGTGGTTGGTGACGTTTTGGATCGTATTGTGAATCCAGAGCGTTGGCGTGATGAGATTGATAGATAA